One stretch of Variovorax sp. TBS-050B DNA includes these proteins:
- the tssB gene encoding type VI secretion system contractile sheath small subunit, with the protein MADNRVRNSGQKFIARNRAPRVQIEYDVEIYGSERKIQLPFVMGVIADLAGKQVDPMPDLAERDFMAVDIDNFDERMKAIKPRVAFQVPNTLTGEGQMNVDITFDSMDDFSPARIARQVGALKHLLEARTELSNLLSYMDGKNGAEQLIAQALQNPELLKSLASAPNPAVAKAVEAANEKSGSPGTSSE; encoded by the coding sequence ATGGCAGACAACCGTGTCAGAAACAGTGGACAGAAGTTCATCGCGCGCAACCGCGCGCCGCGTGTGCAGATCGAGTACGACGTCGAGATCTACGGCAGCGAACGCAAGATCCAGCTTCCTTTCGTGATGGGCGTGATCGCCGACCTCGCGGGCAAGCAGGTCGACCCGATGCCGGACCTGGCCGAGCGCGACTTCATGGCGGTGGACATCGACAACTTCGACGAGCGCATGAAGGCGATCAAGCCGCGCGTCGCGTTCCAGGTGCCCAACACGCTGACCGGCGAAGGCCAGATGAACGTCGACATCACCTTCGACAGCATGGACGACTTCTCGCCCGCGCGCATCGCGCGCCAGGTGGGCGCGCTCAAGCACCTGCTCGAAGCCCGCACGGAGCTGTCGAACCTGCTGTCGTACATGGACGGCAAGAACGGCGCCGAGCAGCTGATCGCGCAGGCGCTGCAGAACCCCGAGCTGCTCAAGTCGCTCGCCTCCGCGCCGAACCCCGCCGTGGCCAAGGCGGTCGAGGCGGCCAACGAGAAGTCGGGCAGCCCGGGTACCTCTTCCGAATAA